One genomic region from Thalassomonas viridans encodes:
- a CDS encoding IS3 family transposase, which translates to MENGARYFKKGRSLLCEGKRIRFQFIRENKKTWPVLQMCRVMEVSSSAFYDWCNRPIAPDNRQNSLDEDARKLFTEHRQTLGSRRMVKELIKLGHQVGRFKVRRMMARLGLIARYPKKFKVTTDSEHNYGIAPNILARQFDVNQPNQVWTTDITYVWTLQGWMYLAAVMDLSNRQIVGWAIDEHMRTELCVKALQMAYWRRKPGKGLIHHSDRGSQYASDKYRKHLRTMGMQASMSGKGDCWDNAPTERFFRSLKYEQLNYQSFRTKSEAKLSILDYLAYYNSKRPHSKLGYVSPMEYERIKLADVA; encoded by the coding sequence ATTGAAAATGGAGCGAGATATTTTAAAAAAGGCCGCAGTCTTCTTTGCGAAGGAAAACGAATAAGGTTTCAATTTATTCGTGAGAATAAGAAGACTTGGCCAGTTCTTCAAATGTGCAGAGTAATGGAAGTTAGCTCCAGTGCTTTTTATGATTGGTGTAATAGACCTATAGCGCCCGATAATCGGCAAAATAGTTTAGATGAAGATGCCCGTAAACTTTTCACAGAGCACAGGCAAACACTCGGCTCTAGACGTATGGTGAAGGAATTAATTAAGCTTGGCCATCAAGTAGGACGATTTAAGGTTCGTCGTATGATGGCAAGATTAGGTTTGATAGCTCGTTACCCCAAAAAATTTAAGGTAACAACTGACAGCGAGCATAACTATGGTATAGCGCCCAACATACTCGCTCGGCAGTTTGATGTTAATCAGCCTAATCAGGTTTGGACAACAGACATCACATACGTTTGGACCCTGCAAGGTTGGATGTATCTGGCGGCCGTAATGGATCTTTCTAACCGCCAAATCGTTGGTTGGGCAATTGATGAACACATGCGTACTGAACTGTGTGTCAAAGCCTTACAAATGGCCTATTGGCGTAGAAAACCCGGTAAAGGGCTTATCCATCACTCAGATCGTGGAAGCCAATATGCTAGCGATAAATACCGCAAGCATCTAAGAACGATGGGGATGCAAGCTAGCATGAGCGGTAAAGGGGATTGCTGGGACAACGCACCAACAGAGCGTTTTTTCAGAAGTTTAAAATATGAGCAGTTAAATTATCAAAGCTTTCGAACTAAGTCAGAAGCCAAGCTCAGCATTTTAGATTATTTGGCGTATTACAACAGCAAACGGCCTCATTCAAAACTGGGTTATGTTTCGCCAATGGAATACGAACGAATAAAATTAGCCGATGTAGCTTAA
- a CDS encoding IS630 family transposase has translation MTIITPFPRAERRRIEKAIHSSKCKHHIRRLTAILMLATSYNITTVSTLLAAGRSSIKRWLNWYTEAGLDGLKSLTPGRKATLPKNEILAMLRMLAELNPQELGYQRARWSTELLTLEINRLFSSEIHASTIRRWLPEAGLVWWRAAPTLHIKDPHKEEKLQKIQEALAQCDADNPVFYEDEVDIHLNPKIGADWTIKGVQKRVATPGKNEKYYLAGALHSKTGQVYYVGSNSKDSELFIAMLEKLKRHYCRAKTITLVLDNYGIHKSRKVQAYLAENKKFKLLFQPVYSPWINKIEKLWHALHETITRNHRCSNMQQLLQKVRGLMDKVSPYPGSGYGSAKVEQY, from the coding sequence ATGACTATCATAACACCATTTCCCAGAGCTGAGCGACGACGTATTGAAAAAGCGATACATAGCTCCAAATGCAAACACCATATACGGCGGTTAACGGCTATATTAATGTTGGCAACAAGCTACAACATCACAACGGTGTCGACCCTGCTTGCTGCTGGCCGTTCATCTATAAAACGGTGGCTTAATTGGTATACGGAAGCGGGATTAGATGGACTAAAAAGCCTAACGCCAGGGCGTAAAGCCACATTACCGAAAAATGAAATACTGGCCATGTTACGTATGTTGGCCGAGCTGAATCCCCAGGAGTTGGGCTACCAACGTGCCCGTTGGAGTACGGAGTTACTGACGTTAGAAATTAACCGATTATTTTCCAGTGAGATCCATGCCTCGACAATACGTAGGTGGTTACCTGAGGCGGGTTTAGTCTGGTGGCGAGCTGCGCCAACCTTGCATATCAAAGACCCGCATAAAGAAGAAAAACTTCAAAAAATACAAGAAGCTTTAGCGCAATGCGATGCGGACAATCCCGTTTTTTATGAAGATGAAGTGGATATTCATCTCAATCCCAAAATAGGTGCAGACTGGACAATAAAAGGCGTACAAAAACGCGTAGCGACACCGGGGAAAAACGAAAAGTATTATCTGGCGGGCGCGCTGCACAGTAAAACGGGCCAAGTCTATTATGTGGGCAGCAACAGTAAAGACAGCGAACTTTTTATCGCTATGTTAGAAAAACTTAAACGGCATTATTGCCGGGCTAAAACCATTACGTTGGTGCTGGATAACTATGGCATTCATAAAAGCCGAAAAGTGCAAGCCTACTTAGCTGAAAATAAAAAATTTAAGCTGCTGTTCCAGCCGGTTTATTCGCCTTGGATCAATAAAATCGAAAAACTCTGGCATGCGCTGCACGAAACCATCACAAGAAATCACCGGTGCTCAAATATGCAGCAGTTATTGCAAAAAGTAAGGGGGCTTATGGACAAGGTTTCCCCGTATCCGGGGAGCGGATATGGAAGTGCTAAAGTGGAGCAGTATTAG
- a CDS encoding class I SAM-dependent methyltransferase → MFILKMLLRETRESAIVIFRYYRQYKFLFTELLLFWLYLVRNPYQICRRYFRKRGDNAQVYGETPITTMATLVERLNIQPKNNVLELGCGRGRLVFWLNIIQGCRVTGVDCVPVFINIARRISKVCHISGVNWLNQDLMTVSLKGYDFIFLYGTTLDDNALEAWVKARMHELAPGASIVTVSYSLIEYGAAPYLTLVNTVVLPFPWGETEVYIHRRLCQ, encoded by the coding sequence ATGTTCATACTAAAAATGCTCCTTCGAGAAACCAGGGAATCGGCAATTGTCATTTTCCGCTATTATCGGCAGTATAAATTCCTGTTTACCGAGTTGCTGCTCTTTTGGCTCTATCTTGTCAGAAATCCTTATCAAATATGCCGGCGTTATTTTCGAAAGCGGGGAGATAACGCTCAGGTTTACGGGGAAACCCCTATCACTACCATGGCAACACTGGTTGAGCGGCTGAATATCCAGCCGAAAAATAACGTGCTTGAGCTTGGCTGTGGCCGCGGGCGGCTTGTTTTCTGGCTTAATATCATACAAGGCTGTCGGGTAACCGGTGTCGATTGTGTTCCGGTTTTTATCAATATTGCCAGGCGTATTTCAAAAGTTTGTCATATTTCAGGCGTTAACTGGCTTAACCAGGATTTAATGACAGTGAGCCTTAAAGGCTATGATTTTATTTTCCTGTACGGCACCACGCTTGATGACAATGCCCTTGAAGCATGGGTAAAAGCACGCATGCATGAACTGGCGCCGGGAGCTAGCATTGTCACCGTGAGCTATTCGCTTATCGAGTACGGGGCTGCCCCTTATTTAACGCTTGTCAACACTGTCGTACTTCCGTTCCCCTGGGGGGAAACAGAAGTTTATATTCACCGGCGCCTTTGCCAATAA
- a CDS encoding transposase, whose amino-acid sequence MSNKSKRPKYSVEFKQDAVKLVTEQGYTQQEAADSLGISLSAIGRWVRTEQGYRSPSSGKQTNTNLAERAELEKLRKEVAKLKMERDILKKAAVFFAKENE is encoded by the coding sequence ATGAGTAATAAATCTAAACGTCCAAAGTATTCAGTAGAGTTTAAGCAAGATGCTGTAAAGCTGGTAACCGAGCAAGGTTATACTCAGCAAGAAGCAGCTGATAGTTTAGGAATTTCACTTAGTGCTATCGGTCGCTGGGTTCGTACAGAGCAAGGCTATCGTTCACCAAGTTCAGGTAAACAAACCAACACTAACTTAGCTGAACGAGCTGAATTAGAAAAGCTACGAAAAGAAGTCGCTAAATTGAAAATGGAGCGAGATATTTTAAAAAAGGCCGCAGTCTTCTTTGCGAAGGAAAACGAATAA
- the sctN gene encoding type III secretion system ATPase SctN encodes MNALNYIGKNIAECVNTAELLTVRGRVTKVLGTILHAQLPGVETGELCLLKTPGQPNDLLAEVVGFDKHDALLTPLGDMQGISGATEVIPTGKQHSITVGDELLGRVLDGMGQPLDGASKGPLSCTEEYPVYAPPPDPLTRRLINEPLMLGVKAIDGFLTCGEGQRLGVFAAAGGGKTTLLSMLVKGSDVDVTVIALIGERGREVREFIEHDLGPEGVKKSVIVVATSDRPSMERAKAAYVATAIAEYFRDQGKRVLLLMDSVTRFARAQREIGLAAGEPPTRRGFPPSVFATLPKLMERTGLNDKGSITALYTVLVEGDDMTEPVADETRSILDGHIILSRKLGAENHYPAIDILASISRVMTNITDREHIDNAGYIRRLMAKYQEVELLVKIGEYQQGEDPEADEAIAKMNDINEFLRQDCDQVIDLDETRALLANLTL; translated from the coding sequence ATGAACGCACTTAACTATATTGGAAAAAACATTGCCGAATGTGTTAATACCGCAGAATTGCTTACCGTGCGTGGCCGCGTAACCAAAGTATTGGGAACAATATTGCACGCACAACTCCCGGGAGTTGAAACGGGAGAGCTATGTTTATTGAAAACGCCGGGGCAGCCCAATGACTTATTGGCGGAGGTAGTCGGCTTTGACAAACACGACGCACTGCTGACGCCGTTGGGGGATATGCAGGGAATTTCAGGCGCAACAGAAGTTATTCCCACGGGTAAGCAACATAGCATAACGGTAGGCGATGAACTGCTGGGGCGGGTACTCGACGGCATGGGACAGCCGCTGGACGGCGCGAGCAAAGGCCCGCTGTCCTGTACCGAAGAATACCCCGTTTACGCCCCGCCGCCTGATCCTCTGACACGGCGATTGATTAACGAACCGCTGATGCTTGGCGTAAAAGCCATCGACGGTTTTTTAACCTGCGGGGAGGGGCAGCGGCTGGGGGTTTTTGCCGCAGCAGGCGGGGGGAAAACCACTTTGCTTTCTATGCTGGTAAAAGGCAGCGATGTAGACGTAACTGTGATAGCCCTTATCGGGGAGCGAGGCCGGGAAGTCAGGGAATTTATAGAACATGACTTAGGGCCTGAAGGCGTAAAAAAATCGGTTATTGTGGTTGCCACCTCAGACCGCCCTTCCATGGAAAGGGCAAAAGCAGCCTACGTAGCTACGGCCATCGCCGAATATTTCAGGGATCAGGGCAAACGCGTTTTATTGCTGATGGACTCGGTAACACGTTTTGCCCGGGCACAACGGGAAATAGGACTGGCGGCCGGCGAACCTCCCACACGCAGAGGTTTTCCCCCTTCGGTATTTGCCACCCTGCCCAAATTAATGGAGCGCACCGGCCTTAACGACAAAGGCTCGATAACCGCCCTGTACACCGTTTTGGTTGAAGGCGATGATATGACCGAACCGGTAGCAGATGAAACACGTTCAATACTTGACGGCCATATCATATTGTCCCGAAAGCTGGGGGCAGAAAACCATTACCCGGCAATAGACATTTTGGCCAGTATCAGCCGGGTAATGACCAATATCACCGACCGGGAGCATATCGACAATGCCGGTTATATCAGGCGGCTGATGGCAAAATATCAGGAAGTGGAGCTCCTGGTTAAAATAGGCGAATATCAACAGGGGGAAGATCCGGAAGCGGACGAAGCCATAGCCAAAATGAACGACATCAACGAATTTTTGCGGCAAGACTGCGACCAGGTAATTGACCTTGACGAAACCCGGGCCCTGCTGGCCAACCTCACGCTTTAA
- a CDS encoding YajG family lipoprotein, with amino-acid sequence MNRNVSFLPFVLLVCMLGGCAQSVDRLPILATLSPVTPSASTRAEIQLQVKDERQQPVVEESPPESDWQAPLIPLTINSDELVDSLQLMLENQLSHRGIRVVDQQEKPSLVVTVESITHRSQDDLWLGNTYTRVNLSALATTPEGNYQNSYQIDYSQPFHATSDDEGVHYLVSTAIFKVSQQVLQDAKLIRFITE; translated from the coding sequence ATGAATCGAAATGTAAGTTTTCTGCCGTTTGTTTTGCTTGTTTGCATGCTTGGCGGCTGTGCTCAGTCGGTTGACCGCTTGCCTATTTTAGCAACCCTGAGCCCGGTGACTCCCAGTGCGTCAACCAGAGCTGAAATACAATTGCAAGTCAAAGACGAGCGTCAGCAGCCGGTAGTGGAAGAGTCCCCGCCGGAAAGCGACTGGCAAGCGCCTCTTATTCCCCTGACGATTAATTCGGATGAGCTGGTGGATAGTTTGCAGCTTATGCTTGAAAACCAATTAAGCCACCGTGGCATCAGGGTCGTTGATCAACAAGAGAAACCGAGTTTAGTGGTAACGGTCGAGTCGATAACGCACCGCAGCCAGGACGACTTATGGCTGGGAAACACCTATACCCGGGTTAATTTGTCAGCGCTTGCCACTACGCCGGAAGGTAATTATCAAAATAGCTACCAGATTGATTACAGCCAGCCCTTTCATGCAACATCTGACGACGAAGGCGTGCATTACCTTGTCAGTACCGCCATTTTTAAGGTAAGCCAGCAGGTGCTGCAAGATGCGAAACTGATTCGCTTTATAACGGAATAA
- a CDS encoding MarC family protein has protein sequence MIDYIATFILFFAVIDPIGTIPVFIAVTHTFDKKTKRKIALQAAAVSSVILIFFIIAGEMILTSINVPLASFQIAGGIVLFLFALTMIFGQSKPEEELNSINSHNETAIFPLAIPSIASPGAMLAAVLMTKNNEHSVMEQVQTTGIMMAVIVIVFFFMLVASSIHRFIGNSGASIISRVMGLILTSVAVNNILQGIKVSFSI, from the coding sequence ATGATCGATTATATAGCGACATTTATTTTATTTTTTGCGGTGATAGACCCGATAGGAACAATACCCGTTTTTATTGCCGTTACCCACACATTCGATAAAAAAACAAAAAGGAAAATAGCCCTGCAGGCAGCGGCCGTTTCGTCTGTTATATTGATTTTTTTTATCATTGCCGGAGAAATGATTTTAACTTCGATAAATGTTCCTCTTGCCTCTTTTCAGATTGCCGGGGGAATTGTGTTATTCTTGTTCGCACTTACCATGATCTTCGGACAAAGCAAGCCAGAAGAAGAGTTAAACAGCATTAACAGTCATAATGAAACTGCTATTTTCCCATTAGCTATTCCCTCGATAGCCAGCCCGGGGGCAATGTTGGCGGCTGTTTTAATGACAAAGAACAATGAACATTCCGTAATGGAACAAGTGCAAACGACAGGCATTATGATGGCGGTTATTGTTATTGTTTTCTTCTTTATGTTGGTTGCAAGTTCTATACATCGTTTTATTGGCAATTCCGGGGCAAGTATTATTAGCAGGGTAATGGGGCTGATACTAACCTCGGTTGCCGTGAATAATATTTTGCAGGGAATTAAAGTGTCGTTCTCTATTTAA
- a CDS encoding type III secretion system chaperone, whose amino-acid sequence MHTSEDFFSMIDEISQYLSLANCFVDEDGEPQVMLVFNDNNQVEVIFDEVSQQYTFKGVIQISEEISMADWMLAYVKMLLFNDLSEVTQGTRVGLSAPMGDALLIYHEHCQLLTIPRMISIVQGVAEQAKKWENLIVTGEPIDDLDFSCFENSLQQNNDELDFALKL is encoded by the coding sequence ATGCATACTTCTGAAGATTTTTTCAGCATGATTGACGAAATTAGTCAATATTTGAGTCTGGCTAATTGCTTTGTTGATGAAGATGGTGAGCCTCAGGTAATGCTCGTTTTTAATGATAATAATCAGGTAGAGGTTATTTTTGATGAGGTTAGCCAACAGTACACTTTTAAAGGAGTAATTCAAATATCGGAGGAAATAAGCATGGCTGATTGGATGTTGGCTTACGTTAAAATGTTGTTATTCAATGATCTTTCTGAAGTAACTCAAGGCACTCGGGTTGGTTTGTCTGCGCCAATGGGCGACGCATTATTGATTTATCATGAACACTGCCAGTTGCTGACTATACCGCGTATGATAAGTATCGTTCAGGGGGTGGCAGAGCAAGCTAAAAAATGGGAAAACTTAATTGTAACCGGTGAGCCTATAGATGACCTTGATTTTTCGTGCTTTGAAAACAGTTTACAGCAAAATAATGATGAGTTGGATTTTGCCCTTAAGCTGTGA
- the sctC gene encoding type III secretion system outer membrane ring subunit SctC: MRAIILFISVLFSAGLYGKALEWQQPYAVNSKGESIANILKNFSANYNIQAVISSQLTTRVFGSYSGKNGRDFLDQLARRNAFTWYNDNGAIYFYATSEYQNRVFHLRYITPEYLEDMLRKVGIWDGRFNWQVAANEQIVYISGPPRFINLIEQTIWTLDVDHTQETYVLKIFPLKYASAVNTHRLYRGTSREVKGVAHVLRRLVGMTQTTQDNNLLQNSRQQNSLTPMGEADVGPANQNGALMLAPESGPLASIEGDPRLNAVVIYDKAERMPMYQEAIKTLDVRAEQIEIDVTILNISTEKAKQLGLDWTIGSTGNNVAGTNNSINVDFEADIRILEKSGHAQISSRPVVVTGNHQSTILDNSTTFYVRVAGQEDAELFPVSVGTSIDLTPHLILEDGRHKVIMDINIEDGQRNGDQVDSIPVVSATSISTQAMIDEGGSLVVGGYHYDVEIHQENRVPGLHALPWVGGLFKFHKKSIVNMVRLFIIKPRIID; the protein is encoded by the coding sequence ATGAGAGCCATTATTCTTTTTATCAGCGTTTTATTTTCTGCCGGGCTTTATGGCAAAGCTCTGGAATGGCAGCAGCCCTATGCCGTTAACTCGAAAGGAGAAAGCATTGCTAATATTTTGAAAAATTTTAGTGCCAATTATAACATTCAAGCGGTGATCAGCTCCCAGTTAACTACAAGGGTATTCGGGTCTTATAGCGGTAAAAACGGCCGGGATTTCTTAGATCAGCTCGCCAGAAGGAATGCTTTTACCTGGTACAACGACAACGGGGCTATTTATTTTTATGCCACCTCAGAATACCAAAACCGAGTGTTTCATTTGCGCTATATTACGCCTGAATATTTAGAAGACATGCTGAGAAAGGTTGGTATTTGGGATGGCCGCTTTAACTGGCAGGTTGCTGCGAATGAACAAATTGTTTATATATCCGGTCCGCCGCGCTTTATCAATCTTATTGAGCAAACTATCTGGACTTTGGATGTTGATCATACCCAGGAAACCTATGTCCTGAAAATATTCCCGTTAAAGTATGCCAGCGCCGTTAATACGCATAGGCTATATCGGGGAACCTCCCGGGAGGTAAAAGGGGTTGCCCATGTTTTGCGCCGTTTGGTAGGTATGACCCAAACCACGCAGGATAATAACCTGCTGCAAAATAGCCGGCAGCAAAATAGTTTAACGCCAATGGGAGAAGCCGATGTCGGCCCTGCAAATCAAAACGGCGCCCTGATGCTGGCGCCGGAAAGTGGCCCGCTGGCTTCTATTGAAGGAGATCCAAGGTTAAATGCGGTGGTTATTTATGACAAAGCCGAACGTATGCCTATGTATCAGGAAGCGATCAAAACATTAGATGTTCGTGCAGAGCAAATTGAAATCGATGTCACCATACTTAATATCAGTACCGAAAAAGCCAAGCAGCTGGGGCTTGACTGGACAATCGGCAGCACGGGAAATAATGTTGCGGGAACGAATAACTCTATTAATGTAGATTTTGAAGCCGACATTCGCATTCTTGAAAAAAGCGGGCATGCGCAAATATCATCCCGACCGGTTGTTGTGACGGGCAACCACCAGTCGACCATATTGGATAACAGCACAACTTTTTATGTCAGGGTCGCCGGGCAGGAAGATGCCGAATTATTCCCTGTTTCTGTGGGAACAAGCATTGATTTAACTCCTCATTTGATCCTGGAAGACGGCCGCCATAAAGTCATTATGGATATCAATATCGAAGACGGACAACGCAATGGAGATCAGGTTGACTCTATTCCTGTTGTCAGTGCTACCAGCATCAGCACTCAGGCAATGATTGACGAAGGAGGCAGCTTAGTGGTCGGCGGTTATCATTATGATGTCGAAATTCATCAGGAAAACAGAGTCCCCGGGCTGCACGCTTTGCCCTGGGTGGGAGGGCTGTTCAAGTTTCACAAGAAAAGCATCGTCAACATGGTACGTTTATTTATTATTAAACCCAGAATTATTGATTAA
- the sctD gene encoding type III secretion system inner membrane ring subunit SctD: MTTWYLRVLTGPQKNAEIELEPGSQYLGAGNDCDVILQSDDIQDKHFELTLEEEKLTLTNLVETCFLQNGTESPDKCISLNHGDYICVGDLVLGFASAEYEWPESVLAADVSAEGGNKADDDDWGMFSSEADESEDEDEIEELVAPPKKGLTTARLAFAASVVFCSTVAAAGIAIKQANVKAEQLAFFDPESLRNELAKQFPKARLTLAREDEQHPWQLTGYSASTADFRELSAWLEHTYPKVVNRVISQELLISSTQQALQALGFSEIKAISTDKAGVLALTGEIKRPTKWQKAFHTLQRDIAGVSAWQDQTEDKRWLPKPDIQVDSVNIGESPFLLTRNGKSIYEGDLIDGLFTVEKVALDYVIMNFRDQKIKYMVSDL, translated from the coding sequence ATGACCACTTGGTATTTAAGGGTTTTAACCGGGCCACAAAAAAATGCGGAAATAGAGCTAGAGCCCGGCAGTCAATATCTAGGCGCCGGTAACGACTGCGATGTTATTCTGCAAAGTGATGATATTCAAGATAAGCATTTTGAATTAACCCTGGAGGAAGAGAAGCTAACGCTGACCAACCTGGTTGAGACTTGTTTTTTGCAAAATGGTACGGAAAGTCCAGACAAGTGTATTTCATTGAATCATGGGGATTACATTTGTGTTGGTGACTTGGTTTTAGGTTTTGCAAGTGCTGAATACGAATGGCCGGAATCGGTGTTGGCGGCGGACGTGTCGGCAGAGGGCGGTAACAAAGCGGATGACGATGACTGGGGGATGTTTTCCAGTGAAGCCGATGAAAGCGAAGATGAAGACGAAATAGAAGAGCTTGTTGCGCCGCCGAAAAAAGGCTTAACCACAGCAAGGTTAGCTTTTGCCGCAAGTGTTGTGTTCTGCAGTACGGTGGCGGCGGCAGGCATTGCTATTAAGCAGGCAAATGTCAAGGCTGAGCAACTTGCTTTTTTCGATCCCGAAAGCCTGCGCAATGAACTGGCTAAACAGTTTCCCAAAGCTAGGTTGACGCTTGCCCGGGAAGACGAGCAGCATCCCTGGCAGCTCACCGGCTATTCGGCCAGCACCGCTGATTTTCGGGAGCTTTCCGCCTGGCTTGAACATACCTATCCTAAAGTTGTTAACCGGGTGATTAGTCAGGAGCTGTTGATAAGTTCAACGCAACAGGCGCTTCAGGCCCTGGGGTTTTCTGAAATTAAGGCTATAAGTACCGACAAAGCGGGTGTACTTGCGTTAACCGGGGAAATAAAACGGCCAACAAAATGGCAAAAGGCGTTTCATACATTACAGCGTGATATTGCCGGGGTTAGTGCCTGGCAAGATCAGACAGAAGACAAGCGCTGGCTGCCTAAGCCAGATATTCAGGTTGATAGTGTAAACATAGGCGAGTCGCCATTTTTGCTGACCCGCAACGGTAAATCTATTTATGAAGGAGATCTTATTGATGGCTTATTTACCGTTGAAAAAGTCGCGCTTGACTACGTAATCATGAATTTTCGTGATCAAAAAATAAAGTATATGGTGAGTGATTTATAG
- a CDS encoding FliH/SctL family protein, protein MLSIIKLENGSLESKPSGNLLKHEDYRAYMAHRDVEAYSKQRAKKRYKSVDALVEEERSKGYQAGLKAGEKEAASKVLALNLSAIAYLKAFEQQAGEIIQDALQRILGEMDQDTLIQSLVGTAIKAVETEQQIKIIVSYHDVKAVKARVEHWLEQYPNIERINVIADNQMAAKSCRLETPIGVVDAGLQTQLKALRMSMESVFGVPEEPEERQNSSFTDIETITD, encoded by the coding sequence ATGCTTTCGATTATTAAATTAGAAAATGGCTCTCTGGAAAGCAAGCCTTCGGGCAATTTGCTTAAACATGAAGATTATCGTGCTTATATGGCTCACCGGGATGTAGAAGCCTACAGTAAGCAACGGGCTAAGAAGCGTTATAAGTCGGTAGACGCGCTGGTAGAGGAAGAGCGTAGCAAGGGTTATCAGGCAGGACTAAAGGCGGGAGAAAAAGAGGCCGCCAGTAAAGTATTAGCACTGAACTTAAGCGCCATTGCTTATCTAAAGGCTTTTGAACAGCAGGCCGGTGAAATTATTCAAGATGCTTTACAACGTATTCTTGGCGAAATGGACCAGGATACGCTCATTCAATCGTTGGTAGGAACGGCAATTAAAGCTGTTGAGACGGAACAACAGATAAAAATTATTGTTTCTTATCATGATGTTAAGGCGGTAAAAGCTCGGGTGGAACATTGGCTTGAACAATATCCGAATATTGAACGCATTAATGTGATTGCCGATAACCAAATGGCGGCCAAATCCTGCCGGCTTGAAACGCCGATAGGGGTGGTTGATGCAGGCTTGCAGACCCAACTTAAGGCTTTAAGAATGTCTATGGAGTCTGTATTTGGGGTGCCAGAGGAACCTGAAGAAAGACAAAACAGCAGTTTTACCGATATTGAAACCATAACCGATTAA
- a CDS encoding EscE/YscE/SsaE family type III secretion system needle protein co-chaperone, with protein sequence MNSFFMTNLEEALAGDDRDVFIKDLQAAFEQEINCFKAALRRPSTMEEFDQNNASLEVFSNSLSVLEAITK encoded by the coding sequence ATGAACAGTTTTTTTATGACGAATCTTGAAGAGGCGCTTGCCGGTGACGACCGTGATGTATTTATAAAGGATTTGCAGGCTGCTTTCGAGCAAGAAATCAATTGCTTTAAGGCTGCACTCCGACGGCCGAGCACGATGGAAGAATTTGATCAAAACAACGCCTCGCTGGAGGTTTTTTCCAACAGTTTGTCTGTGCTTGAAGCTATCACGAAATAG
- a CDS encoding GNAT family N-acetyltransferase, with translation MADTTFSIHTMNIKELELAIDWAKREGWNPGRRDAALFYQADPGGFFAGKINGQTIAVGSAVAYDETFAFCGLYIVAPEYRGKGYGLALTEHRLAYCGGRNVGIDGVLENVNIYRRIGYVPYYENRRYQFTAAKKVFNAAAIKAANNDNFAQLLAYDRQCFPAPRKTFLKKWLEQTEGRSLVYSVNGVLQGYIVRRRCAEGYKIGPLFADNAEVAQQLLNAVQTDIEGETVLLDVPEINRDAVTLAQRSGMKVIFATARMYQKGLPDIANEKIFGITTFELG, from the coding sequence ATGGCGGATACAACTTTCTCTATTCACACAATGAACATTAAAGAACTTGAACTGGCCATCGACTGGGCAAAACGGGAAGGCTGGAACCCCGGGCGCCGCGATGCCGCGCTATTTTACCAGGCTGATCCCGGCGGCTTTTTTGCCGGTAAGATTAACGGGCAAACTATAGCTGTTGGCAGCGCAGTTGCGTACGATGAAACCTTTGCTTTTTGCGGTCTGTATATCGTAGCCCCCGAATATCGCGGCAAAGGGTATGGCCTGGCGCTAACAGAACATCGTTTAGCCTATTGTGGTGGCCGCAACGTTGGTATTGATGGAGTGCTGGAAAATGTTAACATTTATCGGCGTATCGGTTACGTACCGTATTATGAAAACCGTCGTTATCAGTTTACAGCCGCCAAAAAAGTATTTAATGCTGCGGCAATTAAAGCTGCCAATAATGATAACTTCGCACAACTTTTGGCCTACGACCGGCAGTGTTTTCCCGCACCTAGAAAAACCTTCCTGAAAAAATGGCTTGAACAAACCGAAGGAAGGTCTTTGGTATACAGTGTTAATGGTGTTTTACAAGGCTATATTGTTAGGCGGCGTTGTGCTGAAGGCTACAAAATAGGCCCGCTATTTGCCGACAATGCCGAGGTGGCGCAGCAATTGTTAAATGCGGTGCAAACCGATATTGAGGGAGAAACCGTACTGCTGGATGTGCCGGAAATTAACCGGGATGCGGTGACTTTAGCGCAGCGCAGCGGCATGAAGGTTATTTTCGCTACCGCACGAATGTACCAAAAGGGGTTGCCTGATATCGCAAATGAGAAAATATTTGGCATTACTACCTTCGAATTAGGTTAG